The sequence AAAAAGGCGTGGCGCAAAGGTTATACTAACAGGATGTGGCGCGGTTAGCAAGGGTAAGGAGCTTTTTAGTAGCGGCGTCTTTGGCGTGCTAGGAGCTAGTAAAAAGAGCGATCTAAACGAGCTTTTAAAACAAGAAAAGCCTTTTTTTGAGCTTGGGAATTTAAACTCAGTCGATAAAAACATCGTCACAAACTACGAAAATCACACAAAGGCTTTTATAAAAATTCAAGAAGGTTGCAACTTTAACTGCAGCTACTGCATCATCCCATCAGTGCGCGGCAGAGCTAGGAGCATGGACGAGGCGATGATACTAAAAGAAGCTAGAATTTTAGCTCAAAATGGCTATAATGAGCTCGTTTTAACTGGCACAAACATAGGCAGCTACGGCAAAGATACAAATAGCTCGCTTGGCAAATTGCTAGCAAATTTAGGCAAAATTTCAGGCATCAGACGCATAAGACTTGGCAGTATCGAGCCAAGCCAGATAGATGAGAGCTTTAGAGAAATTTTAAAAGAGGAGTGGCTGGAGCGCCATCTACACATCGCACTTCAGCATACAAGCGAGGCGATGCTAAAGATCATGCGCAGGCGAAATAACGCATTTAGCGACTTAGAGCTTTTTAATGAGCTAAGCTCCCTTGGTTTTGCTTTGGGGACTGACTACATCGTGGGTCATCCAGGTGAGGGTGAAGAAATTTGGGCAGAAGCGGTGGAGAATTTCAAGAAATTTCCTATCACACATCTGCATGCTTTTGTCTATTCGCCAAGAAGAGATACGCACTCAGCGACGCTAAAGAGCGACGTAAGCGGCGATGTGGCAAAGGCAAGGCTAAAAGTTTTACAAGGCATTGCTTTTAAAAACAATGAAAATTTTAGAAAAAAACACAACGGGGCTTTAAAAATTTTAGTCGAGCAAAAAAATGGCGACTTTTACGAGGGCTTTGATCAGTTTTACAACAAAGCTAAAATTTCTAGTCAAAATGACATAACAAAAGAGTGGTTGGAGGTAAGCGAATATGAAATTAAGCCAGATGCCAATTATGCAAAAATTTAAATTTAACAAGAAAAACATCCTGATAATAGCCGCTATGGCTCTGATAATAGCGCTACTTTTTG is a genomic window of Campylobacter concisus containing:
- the mtaB gene encoding tRNA (N(6)-L-threonylcarbamoyladenosine(37)-C(2))-methylthiotransferase MtaB, translating into MQKIFFKTFGCRTNIYDTELLKSYIKDYEITNDEEGADIVVINSCTVTNSADSGVRNYINGVKRRGAKVILTGCGAVSKGKELFSSGVFGVLGASKKSDLNELLKQEKPFFELGNLNSVDKNIVTNYENHTKAFIKIQEGCNFNCSYCIIPSVRGRARSMDEAMILKEARILAQNGYNELVLTGTNIGSYGKDTNSSLGKLLANLGKISGIRRIRLGSIEPSQIDESFREILKEEWLERHLHIALQHTSEAMLKIMRRRNNAFSDLELFNELSSLGFALGTDYIVGHPGEGEEIWAEAVENFKKFPITHLHAFVYSPRRDTHSATLKSDVSGDVAKARLKVLQGIAFKNNENFRKKHNGALKILVEQKNGDFYEGFDQFYNKAKISSQNDITKEWLEVSEYEIKPDANYAKI